The Longimicrobium sp. genomic sequence ACCCTGGGCGGTCGGATCGTGCTTAGCACCGGCACCAGCGTGGCCGCGCCCAACGTCACCGGCATCGTCGCCCTGCTGCGGCAGCTCCACCCCGGCGCGACGATCGAGCGCATCCGCGAGCTCCTCGCTGCGCACGCGATCGCGTGATCGCAATCTCCTGCCGTTTCTCTTCCTGAAAATTCATCGCGTATCGCCGGACTGCGTGCGGGTCGATGATAGATCCTTCGCCCTGCAGCGATCTGTGTGGACGCTGATTTCGGTCTGGCCGGGCTCAGGATGACGTCGGGCGGTTTCGACGCATCAATCAACTGATCGGCTTGGTTGTCGGCTGCGGCTCGGACTGGGCACTGGGCACTGGGCACTGGTCTCACATCACTCCTTCCAGACCATGCGCCGGCCGATGGCGCTCTTCAGGACGAGGGTGAGGAGGGCGAGCATCGTCAGCAGCGAGGCCACGGCGAAGGCGGCGGCGGACTGGTACTCGTTGTAGAGGATCTCCACGTGCAGGGGGATGGTGGCCGTCAGGCCGCGGATCTTCCCCGAGACGACGGAGACCGCGCCGAACTCGCCCATGGCGCGCGCGTTCAGCACGATCACCCCGTACAGCAGCCCCCAGCGCAGGTTGGGGAGCGTCACCAGCCGGAAGGTCTGCCACCCGTTGGCGCCCAGGACGAGGCTGGCTTCCTCCTCCTCGCTCCCCTGCGCCTGCATCAGCGGGATCAGCTCGCGCGCCACGAATGGGAAGGTGACGAAGAGCGTGGCCAGCACGATCCCCGGCACGGCGAAGATGATGCGGACGTCGTGCGCGTCGAGCCACGGTCCCAGCCAGCCGTTCAGCCCGAAGAGCAGGACGAAGACGAGGCCGGAGACGACGGGCGACACGGCGAACGGCAGGTCGATGAGCGTCACCAGCACGCTCTTGCCGCGGAACTCGAAGCGGGCGATGGCCCACGCCGCCGCCACCCCGAACACCAGGTTCAGCGGCACCGCGATGGCGGCGATCAGCAGCGTCAGCTTCACCGCCGCCAGCGCGTCGGGGTCGCGGATGGCGGCCAGGTACGCCGCGCCGCCGGCCTTGAGCGCGCCCGCGAACACCGCCACCAGCGGCAGCACCAGGAACACCCCCACGAACGCCAGCGCCAGCGCGATCAGCGTAACCCGCACCCACGCCGGCTCCGTCGCCGCGCGCGACGCCGGCGCGGAGGCGGGATGGACTGCCGAAATGCCTCCAATGAACATCGATCCTCCAGACAGAAGAAATGGTTCTCTCACAGAGGGCACGGAGGTCACGGAGAACTCATCTCCATGCATCTTTTCCTCTGTGACCTCCGTGCCCTCTGTGAGAGACCTTCAGTTCACTCGTTCGCCCCGAGCCGCCGGCGGTTGGTCCACCACTGGAGCGCGTTGACGAGCAGGAGCAGGGCGAACGACAGCAGCAGCATCACGGTGGCGATGGCGGTGGCGCCGGCGTAGTCGTACTGCTCCAGCTTGGTGACGATGAGCAGCGGCGCGATCTCCGTGCGCATGGGCAGGTTGCCGGAGATGAACACCACCGACCCGTACTCCCCCGCCCCGCGCGCGAACGCCAGCGCGAAGCCCGTCAGCAGCGCCGGCACCAGCTCGGGCATCACCACCGCGCGCACGCTCTGCCACCGGCTGGCGCCCAGGCACGCCGCGGCTTCCTCCCGCTCGGGGCCCATGTCCTCGAGCACCGGCTGGACGGTGCGCACCACGAAGGGGAGGCCGATGAACACCAGCGCCACCACGATCCCCAACCGCGTGAAGGCGACGTCGATCCCCAGCGACTGCAGCGGCTTCCCCAGCCAGCCGTTCCTGGCGAACAACGCCGTGAGCGTGATCCCCGCCACCGCGGTCGGGAGCGCGAAGGGGAGGTCGACCAGCGCGTCGATCAGCCTACGGCCGGGAAAGCGGTAGCGCACCAGCACCCACGCGAGCAGGCAGCCGAACGCCACGTTGGCCAGCGCCGCCACGAACG encodes the following:
- the cysW gene encoding sulfate ABC transporter permease subunit CysW; this encodes MFIGGISAVHPASAPASRAATEPAWVRVTLIALALAFVGVFLVLPLVAVFAGALKAGGAAYLAAIRDPDALAAVKLTLLIAAIAVPLNLVFGVAAAWAIARFEFRGKSVLVTLIDLPFAVSPVVSGLVFVLLFGLNGWLGPWLDAHDVRIIFAVPGIVLATLFVTFPFVARELIPLMQAQGSEEEEASLVLGANGWQTFRLVTLPNLRWGLLYGVIVLNARAMGEFGAVSVVSGKIRGLTATIPLHVEILYNEYQSAAAFAVASLLTMLALLTLVLKSAIGRRMVWKE
- the cysT gene encoding sulfate ABC transporter permease subunit CysT, coding for MATMVMGRRRRGVLPGFGLSMGVTLTWLGLLVLIPLAGLFLRSATMTWERFWSTVTEPRVVAAYTVSFGAAFVAALANVAFGCLLAWVLVRYRFPGRRLIDALVDLPFALPTAVAGITLTALFARNGWLGKPLQSLGIDVAFTRLGIVVALVFIGLPFVVRTVQPVLEDMGPEREEAAACLGASRWQSVRAVVMPELVPALLTGFALAFARGAGEYGSVVFISGNLPMRTEIAPLLIVTKLEQYDYAGATAIATVMLLLSFALLLLVNALQWWTNRRRLGANE